From Thermomicrobiales bacterium, the proteins below share one genomic window:
- a CDS encoding AMP-binding protein produces the protein MATSDESPLLLLPTVIERCRHQRGTLKLADSTGAKLTGGETLVRALALRRILRRHFLADDERMVGIMLPSTVAAAVTNLTLALDKRVSVNLNFMLSRDSLDQCIQRAGLQHIITSRKVLERLEMEQRPEHIVLEDVPILVGKRDKLVAAAEGLALPTRLLVKRLGLDDIDPHDLFTILFTSGSTGVPKGVMLSHANVASNCLAVGNGIHIRPSDILVGVLPFFHAFGLTIALWMPLTSDAAAAYHTSPLEAEHIGRLTSECKGTILVTTPTFLRLYMARCAPEQFSSLSLVATGAEPLTREVIDAFEARFGLRPFEGYGATETSPAIAFNTPPDRAPGHATNLLKEGTVGRPIQGVRIEIRDRDTGQPLPIDEEGLVWSTGPNVMLGYLDDPELTAKVVVDGWYNTRDIGKLDADGFLTITGRQSQFSKIGGETVPHLLVERAIAEVLGAERADTPVVAVTAVPDPRKGERIVVVHTPISLTGTEIGQALRGAGLPPLFIPMADSYIEVESLPVLPSGKLDLGAIRAIANAHFAPAPAKK, from the coding sequence ATGGCGACGAGCGACGAGAGTCCGCTTCTCTTGCTTCCCACCGTGATCGAACGGTGTCGCCATCAGCGAGGCACGCTCAAGCTGGCCGATTCCACCGGCGCGAAACTCACCGGCGGCGAAACGCTGGTGCGGGCGTTGGCGCTGCGCCGTATCTTGCGGAGGCATTTCCTCGCCGATGACGAACGGATGGTTGGGATCATGCTGCCATCCACCGTCGCCGCGGCAGTGACGAATCTGACCCTGGCGCTCGACAAGCGCGTCTCGGTCAATCTCAACTTCATGCTTTCGCGCGATTCTCTGGATCAGTGCATCCAGCGCGCGGGCTTGCAGCACATCATCACCAGCCGCAAAGTGCTCGAGCGGCTGGAAATGGAGCAGCGTCCGGAACACATCGTTCTGGAGGACGTTCCCATCCTCGTCGGCAAGCGCGACAAGCTGGTTGCCGCTGCGGAGGGCTTGGCGCTTCCCACCAGGCTGCTCGTCAAGCGGCTCGGGCTCGACGATATCGACCCGCACGACTTGTTCACCATCCTCTTCACATCCGGTTCCACGGGCGTCCCGAAGGGCGTGATGCTGAGCCACGCCAACGTCGCATCGAACTGCCTGGCGGTAGGGAATGGCATCCACATCAGACCGTCCGACATTTTGGTCGGGGTGCTGCCCTTTTTTCACGCCTTCGGTTTGACGATTGCGCTCTGGATGCCCCTGACTAGCGATGCCGCCGCGGCCTATCACACCAGTCCGTTGGAAGCGGAGCATATCGGCCGACTGACCAGCGAGTGCAAAGGGACCATTCTGGTCACCACACCCACCTTCCTGCGGCTCTACATGGCACGTTGCGCGCCCGAGCAGTTTTCCTCGCTCTCCCTGGTGGCGACCGGCGCCGAGCCGTTGACACGTGAGGTCATCGATGCCTTCGAAGCGCGCTTTGGCCTGCGGCCGTTCGAGGGATATGGCGCCACGGAGACATCACCCGCAATCGCGTTCAACACCCCGCCGGATCGCGCTCCAGGGCACGCCACCAATCTGCTGAAAGAAGGCACCGTGGGGCGCCCAATCCAGGGCGTGCGCATCGAAATCCGCGACCGTGACACCGGCCAGCCATTGCCAATCGACGAGGAGGGCCTGGTCTGGTCGACCGGACCCAACGTCATGCTCGGCTATCTGGACGATCCCGAGCTCACGGCCAAGGTGGTTGTCGACGGTTGGTACAACACCCGGGATATCGGCAAGCTGGATGCCGATGGTTTCCTGACCATCACCGGCCGGCAATCACAGTTCTCCAAGATCGGTGGCGAAACAGTGCCCCATCTTCTGGTCGAACGCGCAATCGCGGAGGTGCTCGGCGCGGAACGGGCCGATACGCCCGTGGTGGCCGTGACGGCGGTGCCTGATCCACGCAAAGGCGAACGCATTGTGGTGGTGCACACACCAATTTCGCTCACGGGCACCGAGATTGGACAGGCCCTGCGCGGAGCCGGGCTGCCTCCACTCTTCATTCCCATGGCCGATAGCTACATAGAGGTCGAGTCGCTTCCTGTGCTGCCAAGCGGAAAGCTCGATCTGGGAGCGATTCGCGCCATCGCCAATGCGCACTTTGCGCCGGCGCCGGCCAAGAAATAG
- a CDS encoding NAD(P)/FAD-dependent oxidoreductase: MPNPTYDAIVIGGGHNGLVAAAYLAKAGYHTLVLERYHTVGGAAFSQEIEPGFLLSEGSYVLSLMPRSIIDDLDAWGGIQLIGRDPRFFMPFPDGRALTAWEDHDKFIAEIARFSERDAKAYDHYDAFVEKAATVMDRYILSNPPSFAEFASNFKTADEARIFQKMILGSAAEVAEYFFESEQVQAMACAFGLIGTFRAPRDAGTAYVKLYHAMGNVTGKRGQWAYVKGAMGAVSQAIANSAQRFGAEIITDAEVAQVCIANGRATGVVTTDGREFGARVVLSNADPVRTYTRLVDASALPAEFLADIQAIQITSPVMKINMALERLPEYTAAGHDQKLAYTGGVFIGPSIDYFQKAFEDARHGQPSDYPFFSVHTQSAVDRSVAPEGKHTLSIFTQYMPYHLAEGDWDTRRESIADHVLDRFKDYAPNIEDIVIKRQTLAPPDIEARFGLTGGHIFQGELVPEQAFDLRPVPGSSSYEGPVAGLYLCGSGAWPGGCVMGAPGHNAAQEAIGKLDSGQHRA; this comes from the coding sequence GTGCCCAATCCAACCTACGATGCCATCGTCATCGGCGGCGGTCACAATGGCCTCGTCGCTGCGGCCTATCTCGCGAAGGCCGGCTATCACACACTGGTGCTCGAGCGGTATCACACGGTTGGCGGCGCTGCATTCTCACAGGAAATCGAGCCGGGTTTTCTCCTCTCGGAAGGGTCGTACGTCCTCTCGCTCATGCCGCGGTCGATCATCGACGACCTCGACGCGTGGGGTGGCATTCAGCTCATCGGACGTGACCCACGCTTTTTCATGCCCTTTCCCGATGGTCGCGCGCTGACCGCCTGGGAAGACCACGACAAGTTCATTGCTGAAATCGCGCGCTTCTCCGAACGGGACGCGAAGGCATACGACCACTACGACGCCTTCGTGGAAAAAGCGGCGACGGTGATGGACCGCTACATTCTCTCCAACCCGCCGTCGTTCGCCGAGTTCGCCTCCAACTTCAAGACCGCCGATGAAGCGCGCATCTTTCAGAAGATGATTCTCGGTTCCGCGGCCGAGGTGGCGGAGTACTTCTTCGAGTCCGAGCAGGTGCAGGCGATGGCTTGTGCGTTCGGCTTGATCGGCACATTTCGCGCCCCCCGCGATGCCGGAACAGCCTATGTCAAGCTCTACCACGCCATGGGGAATGTCACCGGCAAGCGCGGTCAATGGGCATATGTCAAGGGCGCCATGGGCGCCGTCAGCCAGGCAATCGCAAACTCGGCTCAGCGCTTCGGCGCCGAGATCATCACCGATGCCGAGGTGGCTCAGGTTTGCATCGCGAATGGACGAGCGACCGGCGTTGTCACTACTGACGGCCGGGAATTCGGCGCCAGGGTCGTCCTCTCAAATGCCGATCCTGTCCGGACCTACACCAGGCTGGTGGATGCATCCGCACTACCGGCCGAGTTCCTGGCTGACATCCAGGCAATCCAGATCACCTCGCCAGTCATGAAGATCAACATGGCGCTGGAACGGCTGCCGGAATACACCGCCGCCGGCCACGATCAGAAGCTGGCCTACACCGGTGGTGTCTTCATCGGCCCGAGCATCGACTATTTCCAAAAGGCGTTCGAAGACGCACGCCACGGACAACCTTCCGACTATCCATTCTTCAGCGTGCATACTCAATCGGCAGTCGACCGCTCGGTGGCTCCCGAGGGAAAGCACACGCTCTCGATCTTCACGCAATACATGCCATATCACCTGGCCGAGGGCGATTGGGACACGCGCCGCGAGTCGATAGCCGATCACGTGCTCGACCGGTTCAAGGATTACGCTCCCAACATCGAGGACATCGTCATCAAGCGACAGACCCTGGCTCCGCCCGATATCGAAGCACGCTTTGGACTGACCGGTGGCCACATCTTCCAGGGCGAGTTGGTGCCGGAGCAGGCGTTCGACCTTCGCCCTGTACCGGGAAGCTCATCCTACGAAGGCCCGGTGGCCGGGCTCTACCTCTGCGGTTCCGGCGCGTGGCCCGGCGGCTGCGTGATGGGCGCGCCAGGACACAATGCTGCGCAGGAGGCGATCGGCAAGCTCGACTCCGGTCAGCATCGTGCCTGA
- a CDS encoding Clp protease N-terminal domain-containing protein — MEDNEYFELEEGESELVIATEPIVVTDYSAHAQQVLLSAKTAAVTSPGGVMTCELLLCSLISDPESAATLVLAQCGFTAEYVTHTIGFIGGTVPAQAPSETVVASPRVERVLATAAIEAGNRGADRIDTLHLLYALIREQQGIAAVALEMPGVGHEMIGAALSNAFRTGMTDPS, encoded by the coding sequence ATGGAAGACAACGAGTACTTCGAATTGGAAGAAGGTGAATCAGAGCTTGTGATTGCGACCGAACCGATTGTCGTTACGGACTATTCCGCCCATGCCCAACAGGTCTTGCTGTCTGCCAAAACCGCCGCTGTCACCTCCCCGGGAGGGGTGATGACCTGCGAACTGTTGCTCTGCAGTTTGATCTCGGATCCGGAGTCTGCCGCGACCCTGGTCCTGGCGCAATGCGGATTCACCGCCGAGTACGTGACCCACACCATCGGCTTCATTGGCGGGACGGTCCCAGCCCAAGCTCCCTCCGAAACTGTAGTGGCTTCGCCACGTGTCGAGCGCGTTCTCGCCACAGCAGCCATCGAAGCCGGCAATCGCGGAGCCGACCGGATCGACACGCTCCATCTCCTCTACGCATTGATCCGTGAGCAGCAGGGTATTGCAGCGGTTGCGCTGGAAATGCCCGGCGTCGGGCATGAGATGATCGGCGCTGCCCTTTCGAACGCCTTTCGCACAGGAATGACCGATCCATCGTGA
- a CDS encoding metallophosphoesterase family protein: MNRLKPTKPLSFLLVLAIIFIPAIAVTAALAANQMGYCVNAVLPGGDNLNARPYLLQVGSESAQIRVRWTVAQPATIEVTADGQAQITQTVDAAKLQTFDLTGLTPGTDYTYTVERAGSTWEGTFRTPSGREDSVRFDVLGSSGVSNDAQHAIADRMVADQPDFVLHTGDVVFPRGALCHYGLRYFGPYENLLPNAAVIPAIGEIDLKSSNGSAFRESFLFEPDDPLYRSFDYGPVHVVVLNSRLYEQDDQSAIDLQRAWLEDDLAASAEAPWTVVVVHRPPYSSTEGAASEEIRADLDPIFVQHGVDLVLSGHARNYERFEPDGGVTYVVTGGGGADTQGFEANRTSVAAADVHHVLSVDASPSEMTVRVIDENGATIDTFSLHG; the protein is encoded by the coding sequence GTGAACCGCCTGAAGCCGACCAAACCCCTCTCGTTCCTGCTCGTTCTCGCGATCATTTTCATACCCGCCATCGCCGTCACGGCCGCGCTCGCTGCAAACCAGATGGGCTATTGCGTCAACGCAGTCCTTCCAGGGGGAGACAACCTCAACGCCAGGCCATACCTGCTTCAGGTTGGTTCAGAATCGGCGCAAATCCGCGTGCGCTGGACCGTGGCCCAGCCAGCGACCATCGAGGTGACGGCTGACGGGCAAGCGCAGATCACGCAGACAGTCGATGCCGCCAAGCTCCAGACGTTCGACTTGACCGGTCTCACCCCTGGAACCGACTACACCTACACCGTGGAGCGGGCCGGTTCCACCTGGGAGGGAACCTTCCGCACCCCAAGCGGACGCGAGGATTCGGTCCGGTTCGATGTACTCGGCAGCAGTGGTGTCAGCAACGACGCGCAACACGCGATCGCGGACCGGATGGTCGCGGATCAACCCGATTTCGTGCTGCACACCGGCGATGTCGTCTTCCCACGAGGCGCGCTCTGCCACTATGGGCTGCGCTACTTCGGCCCGTATGAAAATCTTCTGCCCAACGCGGCCGTGATTCCGGCGATTGGAGAGATCGATCTCAAATCGAGCAACGGCAGCGCCTTTCGCGAATCGTTCTTGTTCGAACCTGACGATCCACTCTATCGATCCTTCGATTACGGCCCGGTGCATGTAGTGGTGCTGAACAGCCGCCTTTACGAGCAAGACGACCAATCGGCCATCGACCTTCAACGCGCCTGGCTCGAGGACGATCTCGCAGCCTCAGCGGAGGCTCCCTGGACGGTCGTGGTTGTGCACCGGCCACCCTACTCGTCCACCGAAGGGGCGGCCAGCGAGGAGATCCGCGCGGATCTGGATCCCATCTTCGTCCAGCACGGGGTCGATCTCGTCCTCTCGGGACATGCGCGCAACTACGAGCGCTTCGAGCCAGATGGCGGCGTGACCTATGTCGTCACGGGTGGCGGAGGCGCCGATACACAAGGATTCGAGGCCAATCGAACCTCGGTCGCGGCTGCCGACGTGCATCACGTTCTGTCCGTGGACGCATCGCCCAGTGAGATGACCGTGCGCGTGATCGACGAGAACGGCGCAACGATCGACACATTCTCGCTGCACGGTTGA